A part of Candidatus Alcyoniella australis genomic DNA contains:
- a CDS encoding cellulase family glycosylhydrolase — MRRRALLALLLPVLIAACFQGYAPLDQDEPIDVAVQPTAGSMAGPLYVCGERLCDSLGREVLLRGVNVGSAGLVPPFAMLDDVAWLDPLFDWGLNAIRINVVWEAVEPQPGVYDQDYLARVESLVDAAAQRGLWVVIDWQSQLYGRALWGAGAPQWALPAGVEPFAGEAPHDWYLYYLRDEVIEAYGLFYADAALRQSELAAHLMLAQRLADRENVVGYELQSQPYAAPLDHAFVHGVLLNYYVDKALALRRADPDALLFFAPPHLRRACDRAALSELELPGLVLSAPYFDSDVLLNDEHDWSGGALRSALSCLWSAAHERGVPASLCAWGVRPTTTNGEALCHSAAALADRYLLHWFYWDLNPSQRLYNNEDFSLIGTNGAKRPAADVLSRPYPARVAGELCQFQFDIGQSKFYVTWRETGVDALTEIVLPAGLYPDGFKVQLGDGQSRFDQQRGRLLVCSDPEFSLHWLTLRPLR, encoded by the coding sequence ATGCGGCGGCGGGCGCTGCTGGCGTTGCTGTTGCCCGTGCTGATCGCGGCCTGCTTTCAGGGCTATGCGCCGCTTGACCAGGACGAGCCGATCGACGTCGCTGTGCAGCCGACCGCGGGCTCGATGGCCGGACCGCTTTACGTCTGCGGCGAACGGCTGTGCGACTCCCTGGGGCGCGAGGTGCTGCTGCGCGGCGTCAACGTGGGCAGCGCCGGACTGGTCCCGCCGTTTGCCATGCTCGACGACGTTGCCTGGCTGGACCCGCTGTTTGATTGGGGGCTCAACGCGATCCGCATCAACGTGGTCTGGGAGGCGGTCGAGCCGCAGCCCGGAGTCTACGACCAGGATTATCTGGCCAGGGTCGAATCGCTGGTCGACGCCGCGGCCCAACGCGGCCTGTGGGTGGTGATCGACTGGCAGAGTCAGCTCTACGGCCGCGCGCTGTGGGGCGCGGGCGCGCCGCAGTGGGCCCTGCCCGCGGGCGTCGAGCCGTTCGCGGGCGAAGCGCCGCACGATTGGTACTTATACTATTTGCGCGACGAGGTGATCGAGGCCTACGGCCTGTTCTACGCCGATGCCGCGCTGCGTCAATCAGAGCTGGCGGCCCACCTGATGCTGGCTCAACGGCTGGCGGACCGCGAGAACGTGGTGGGCTACGAGCTGCAATCCCAGCCCTACGCCGCGCCGCTCGATCACGCGTTTGTCCACGGCGTGCTCTTGAACTACTACGTGGACAAGGCCCTGGCCCTGCGCCGGGCCGACCCCGACGCGCTGCTGTTTTTCGCGCCGCCGCATTTGCGCCGCGCCTGCGATCGCGCCGCGCTTAGCGAACTGGAGCTGCCCGGCCTGGTGCTCAGCGCGCCGTACTTCGACTCGGACGTACTGCTAAACGACGAGCACGATTGGTCCGGAGGCGCGTTGCGCAGCGCCCTGTCCTGCCTGTGGTCAGCGGCCCACGAGCGCGGAGTGCCCGCATCGCTCTGCGCCTGGGGCGTGCGGCCGACCACGACCAACGGGGAGGCGCTGTGTCACAGCGCGGCCGCACTGGCCGACCGCTACTTGCTGCATTGGTTCTACTGGGACCTCAACCCCTCACAGCGGCTGTACAACAACGAGGACTTCAGCCTGATCGGAACCAATGGCGCAAAGCGGCCCGCGGCGGACGTCTTGTCGCGTCCCTACCCCGCGCGAGTGGCCGGCGAGCTGTGCCAATTCCAGTTCGACATCGGCCAGTCCAAATTTTACGTCACATGGCGCGAGACCGGCGTGGACGCACTGACCGAGATCGTACTGCCCGCGGGCCTGTACCCCGATGGTTTCAAGGTACAGCTGGGCGACGGCCAATCCCGCTTTGACCAGCAGCGCGGACGGCTGCTGGTGTGCAGCGACCCGGAGTTCAGCTTGCACTG